A region of Nostoc sp. 'Peltigera membranacea cyanobiont' N6 DNA encodes the following proteins:
- a CDS encoding ABC transporter permease, which yields MGIVLSNIIAIYRRELQSYFVSPLAYAIAGIFWFIAGLFFVMILLGPDGILVGVAAIDAQGQQLGVPTPPIDVPYEFVRAFLDRMGWLLLFILPILSMGLYAEERKRGTLELLATSPITNWAVAVGKLLGVLTFFTTMVVPMLVLEAIAISGSNPPMAFSIPLLGHFGLILLAAAILSVGMFISSLTDSTILSAVFTFAVILLLLLIDLIARIVPGPVGEALGYLSLLKNYNTLIQGIFDTSALILFASYIFLGIFLTAQSIDALRFQRQ from the coding sequence ATGGGTATAGTGCTGAGTAATATTATTGCCATTTATCGCCGAGAGTTACAGAGTTATTTTGTATCGCCTTTAGCTTATGCGATCGCAGGCATATTTTGGTTCATCGCCGGGTTATTCTTCGTGATGATTTTGCTAGGGCCAGATGGAATTTTGGTAGGAGTGGCGGCCATAGATGCACAAGGGCAACAACTCGGAGTGCCAACACCGCCGATAGATGTCCCTTACGAATTTGTTCGGGCATTTTTAGATCGTATGGGGTGGCTATTGTTGTTTATCTTGCCGATTCTCTCAATGGGACTCTATGCCGAAGAACGGAAGCGCGGCACTTTAGAACTATTAGCCACCTCACCAATCACTAATTGGGCGGTAGCTGTAGGTAAGTTATTAGGTGTGTTAACATTTTTTACTACGATGGTTGTACCCATGCTAGTGTTGGAAGCGATCGCAATCAGTGGATCGAATCCACCAATGGCGTTCTCAATTCCCTTACTGGGTCATTTTGGATTAATCTTACTAGCAGCAGCAATTTTATCTGTAGGAATGTTTATTTCCTCCTTAACAGACAGTACAATTCTGTCTGCCGTCTTCACATTTGCAGTAATTTTATTATTGTTATTGATTGATTTAATCGCCAGAATTGTTCCTGGTCCAGTAGGTGAAGCTTTAGGTTATCTGTCGTTGCTGAAAAATTACAACACCTTAATTCAAGGAATTTTTGATACCAGCGCCTTAATTTTATTCGCTAGTTACATTTTTTTGGGCATCTTTCTCACTGCCCAATCAATTGATGCACTGCGCTTTCAAAGGCAATAG
- a CDS encoding four helix bundle protein produces the protein MATKRFQELQVYQLSEQLSDYIWKIVEGWNFFAKDTIGKQIVRSADSIGANIAEGVGRGSFQENRRFIRIARGSLNETQHWLRRAYTRNLLTSEQINAIKTIINELALKLNSYLNSIGNVPDDK, from the coding sequence ATGGCAACAAAGCGTTTTCAAGAATTACAGGTGTATCAATTGTCAGAACAATTATCAGATTACATTTGGAAAATTGTTGAAGGATGGAACTTTTTTGCAAAAGATACTATTGGTAAACAGATTGTTCGTTCGGCAGATAGTATCGGTGCCAATATAGCAGAAGGTGTAGGAAGAGGTAGTTTTCAAGAAAATAGACGTTTTATAAGGATAGCGAGAGGTTCTTTGAATGAAACTCAACATTGGTTAAGACGAGCTTACACTCGTAACCTTTTAACTAGCGAACAGATAAATGCAATCAAAACAATCATTAACGAACTAGCACTAAAATTAAACTCCTACCTAAACTCAATTGGCAATGTACCAGATGACAAATGA
- a CDS encoding GldG family protein: MKIVAKKKLWKYLFWLGPFLIAVGLTVGLVSEQWGLIPLVFLITGIVISGLGIIWQSYETNWWKRRSTQAGTNALVATLAVLAILGLINFLGTRYHLRADLTESQLFTLAPQSRELVSVLPQPVKVWVFDINQNPQDRELLENYQRQSSKFKYEYIDPQARPGVAEKFGVKDYGEVYLESGEKRQLVQTVNQNERLSEIRLTSRLQQLTNSTTAKVYLLQGHGERQLSPGKDAISQAIQGLGDKNFTTSPLNLGETSKVPQDASVVIVAGPKRGLFEGEVKALQEYLNRGGNLLLMIDPNTDPKLNSLLQEWGVRLDNRLAVDVSGESVVGLGPAAPLVTEYGQHPITKDFGNGNSFYPISRPLEITSVPGVQATPLLRTKPYPKSWAESDLQSEKLEFNADKDLKGPLTLGVALTRKQTAKSASTPQPAPTPSPLPSPTTQGKASPSPSASRSTPKASPLPSPTTQGKASPSPSASRSTLQASPLPSPTTQGKATPTPTSAATASPTPSSQTATESRLVVLGNSSFATDGLFQQQLNGDVFLNSVTWLSQQDRQPLSIRPKEPKNRRITLTTTQGNFLILSSLLILPLIGFAIAVIIWWKRR; this comes from the coding sequence ATGAAGATAGTTGCAAAAAAGAAACTGTGGAAATATTTGTTTTGGTTGGGCCCGTTCCTAATTGCTGTCGGCTTAACAGTTGGGTTAGTCTCTGAACAGTGGGGATTAATTCCATTGGTATTTCTGATTACGGGAATTGTAATCAGTGGGTTGGGAATAATATGGCAAAGCTATGAGACTAACTGGTGGAAACGTCGCTCTACCCAAGCTGGGACTAATGCCCTAGTAGCAACTCTAGCAGTATTAGCAATTTTGGGATTGATTAACTTTTTGGGTACTCGCTATCACTTGCGGGCAGACTTAACAGAAAGTCAATTATTTACCCTTGCGCCTCAGTCACGAGAATTGGTGAGTGTTTTACCACAACCAGTTAAAGTGTGGGTATTTGATATTAACCAAAATCCCCAAGACCGAGAATTATTAGAAAATTATCAACGGCAAAGCTCAAAATTTAAATATGAGTATATCGACCCCCAAGCTAGACCAGGAGTTGCAGAAAAGTTTGGCGTTAAAGATTACGGGGAAGTTTATTTAGAATCTGGAGAGAAACGGCAATTAGTACAAACAGTAAATCAAAATGAGCGTTTGTCAGAAATCAGATTAACTAGTCGGCTGCAACAACTAACAAATTCAACCACAGCCAAAGTTTACTTACTCCAAGGTCATGGCGAACGCCAACTTTCGCCTGGTAAAGATGCAATATCACAAGCTATTCAGGGATTAGGCGACAAAAATTTTACAACATCACCTCTGAATTTAGGAGAAACTTCTAAAGTTCCTCAAGATGCGTCTGTAGTGATAGTAGCAGGCCCCAAGCGAGGGCTATTTGAAGGCGAAGTCAAAGCTTTGCAAGAATATCTTAATCGCGGCGGTAACTTACTGCTGATGATCGATCCAAATACCGATCCCAAACTTAACAGCTTGCTACAAGAGTGGGGTGTTCGTCTAGACAATCGTTTAGCAGTCGATGTCTCTGGCGAAAGCGTAGTCGGACTTGGCCCTGCTGCACCCTTAGTCACAGAATACGGACAACATCCAATTACCAAAGATTTCGGTAACGGAAATTCTTTTTATCCCATTTCCCGACCACTGGAAATTACCTCTGTGCCTGGTGTTCAGGCTACTCCATTGCTACGAACCAAACCCTATCCCAAAAGCTGGGCAGAAAGCGACCTCCAAAGCGAAAAATTAGAGTTTAATGCAGATAAAGACCTAAAAGGGCCTTTAACCTTGGGCGTTGCTTTAACCAGAAAACAAACAGCTAAATCTGCTTCAACTCCCCAACCTGCACCGACACCTTCACCCCTGCCATCACCAACCACTCAAGGCAAAGCTAGCCCCAGTCCTTCCGCCTCCCGCAGCACTCCAAAAGCTTCACCTTTGCCATCACCAACCACCCAAGGCAAAGCTAGCCCCAGTCCTTCCGCCTCCCGCAGCACTCTGCAAGCTTCACCTTTGCCATCTCCAACTACCCAAGGCAAAGCTACCCCCACTCCCACATCTGCGGCTACTGCTTCTCCAACTCCCTCATCTCAAACAGCTACTGAGTCGCGGTTAGTAGTTTTAGGGAATTCTAGTTTCGCCACCGATGGCTTGTTTCAACAGCAATTAAATGGGGATGTATTCCTCAACTCAGTTACTTGGCTGAGTCAACAGGATCGGCAACCCCTTTCCATTCGCCCTAAAGAACCGAAAAACCGTCGGATAACACTAACCACCACACAAGGTAATTTTTTAATATTGTCATCTCTTTTAATTTTGCCTTTAATTGGATTTGCGATCGCAGTTATTATCTGGTGGAAACGACGATAG
- a CDS encoding DUF4340 domain-containing protein, translating to MKLPRTTLILILLMLGLGAFVYFHEIRGATVREEVKEQKQKIFSFAADDVQSLIIKTKKLTLNLERNPEPSNPKWVIKSPISAPANDAIVSYLMDLLVKGNSDRTLSTPAKELGQFALDQPPATINITLKNRQSHELILGKSNFNGRFLYAQTDPATKTDGNINVLLVSTDFANAVNRDLSEWQQPVDNSQKLPSSLTIPKPSPTNSK from the coding sequence ATGAAATTGCCGAGAACGACTTTAATTTTGATACTGCTAATGCTGGGTTTAGGCGCTTTTGTTTACTTCCATGAAATTCGTGGCGCGACTGTGCGAGAAGAAGTCAAGGAACAAAAACAGAAAATTTTCTCTTTTGCAGCAGATGATGTGCAATCTCTAATAATCAAGACAAAAAAACTCACCCTGAATCTAGAACGTAACCCTGAACCCAGTAACCCCAAGTGGGTAATCAAATCTCCCATATCAGCCCCAGCCAATGATGCTATTGTTTCTTATTTAATGGATTTGTTGGTCAAAGGTAATAGCGATCGCACCTTATCAACTCCAGCAAAAGAGCTTGGACAATTTGCCTTAGATCAACCCCCAGCCACTATCAATATCACCCTAAAAAACCGACAAAGCCATGAGTTAATTTTGGGTAAATCTAACTTTAACGGACGTTTCTTATATGCTCAAACTGACCCTGCTACAAAAACCGATGGAAATATAAATGTGCTGTTGGTATCTACAGATTTTGCAAATGCCGTGAATCGGGATCTATCAGAGTGGCAGCAACCGGTAGATAATAGTCAGAAACTACCTTCTTCGCTCACCATTCCGAAACCGAGTCCGACAAACAGCAAATAA
- the purU gene encoding formyltetrahydrofolate deformylase, producing the protein MTNSTATLLISCPDKRGLVAKFANFIYSNGGNIIHADQHTDFAAGLFLTRIEWQLEGFNLPREFIAPAFNSIAQPLGAKWEIRFSDTVPRIAIWVSRQDHCLFDLIWRQRAKEFVAEIPLIISNHSNLKVVAEQFNIDFQHIPINKDNKSEQEAQQLQLLRQYKIDLVVLAKYMQIVSADFISQFPQIINIHHSFLPAFIGANPYHRAFERGVKIIGATAHYATPDLDAGPIIEQDVVRVSHRDEVDDLVRKGKDLERVVLARAVRSHLQNRVLVYGNRTVVFE; encoded by the coding sequence ATGACAAATTCGACAGCAACATTGCTGATTTCCTGCCCAGATAAACGGGGACTGGTGGCGAAATTTGCCAATTTCATCTATTCTAACGGTGGTAATATTATTCATGCAGATCAGCATACAGACTTTGCTGCTGGGTTATTTCTCACGCGCATTGAATGGCAGCTAGAGGGGTTTAATTTACCGCGAGAATTTATTGCCCCGGCTTTTAATTCCATTGCTCAACCTCTTGGCGCTAAGTGGGAAATACGTTTTTCTGATACAGTACCACGCATTGCTATTTGGGTAAGTCGGCAAGACCATTGTCTATTTGATTTAATTTGGCGACAACGCGCTAAAGAATTTGTGGCTGAAATTCCTTTAATTATTAGTAACCATTCTAATTTAAAGGTGGTGGCAGAACAATTTAATATTGACTTTCAGCACATTCCCATTAATAAAGACAATAAATCAGAACAAGAAGCCCAACAACTACAATTACTCCGCCAGTACAAAATAGATTTAGTTGTATTGGCGAAATATATGCAGATTGTTAGTGCAGATTTTATTAGTCAATTTCCACAAATTATTAATATACATCATTCATTTCTACCAGCTTTTATCGGTGCAAATCCCTATCACCGAGCTTTTGAACGTGGGGTAAAAATTATTGGGGCAACTGCTCATTATGCCACTCCTGATTTAGATGCCGGCCCGATTATTGAACAGGATGTAGTGCGAGTAAGTCACCGTGATGAGGTTGATGATTTGGTGAGAAAAGGCAAAGATTTGGAGAGAGTTGTATTAGCAAGAGCGGTGCGATCGCACTTACAAAATCGTGTATTAGTATACGGTAATAGGACAGTGGTATTTGAGTAA
- a CDS encoding dynamin family protein, with product MDTSLVNSQTVELLSQITGQKLTQKNLTPPVIFLANLVTVLLGVIFVDGTVAESEKQRLLTTLYRFSIPESDVRKLTHLMIKGVKDNQVYKQVNSLLALAAPLSESEKLLLISFGYEMSAADGEIDPHEKKYLEILAKYLGIQSQHLAILEAGFTHQENVEPIALDEVHFLLNPARFQELETIFVKAANDMLANLPAKPKHKITKQHSNISYGELAKFQENRKQLETYCAQIYQIVKDCNERNFLPHTLIEEVEKVSKKIKLQRFRLAVVGEFSKGKSTLLNALLGEEIQPVREIPCSGAVTVLKYGTQKRIICRYQNATEEEITFEEYQIKATISENAAIDCLSDELADSQIDEIVFEHPDLELCSSGVEIVDSPGLNEHPDRTKITQKLLKDTDAVIFLTNASCSLTQVERDLLHDLKNQLNLNYGRANEPVNNLFVVGNFIDLVRSDKGREQVRQRIERFVNGQNPILVGENRVHLISAQATLEAILQGDENEYLKSFQNFTQSIDKFLTFDSGNLKIKHFITQINAMAQKSLDGLYQFEDILKGKIKISEAEKQKILENIGEASGRDVKIKNIAEIQQKEVIKQATDSWTKWREELKENITQQSKHWDSLHSPVFSQDKLIKDYITKFSWTISRELDIWGNKQLRDVILLNSIEYLDTEIACELNAIQSEFQSIDMHIQTNLSEQLKLSINGINDDFTGFGGIGGGLGIGALAAGLMVFTGLGFIAVIVASVAAAIAGSFGFGMLDFDGLKDKIKGKVIEIGFQKFNESMDKNKLPVKLDEIVGTVFKDRVESASRVIAEAIALYENLLEQQEKAHNETLEQREAEKMWIYQKREELEQVQNGLEIILSKCTIV from the coding sequence ATGGATACTTCACTAGTTAACTCTCAGACTGTTGAGCTATTGTCGCAGATTACCGGACAAAAACTGACTCAAAAGAATCTCACACCACCTGTGATATTTCTGGCAAATTTAGTCACGGTGCTGCTGGGAGTGATATTTGTAGATGGCACAGTCGCAGAGTCAGAAAAGCAACGTTTACTGACAACCCTTTATCGATTTAGTATTCCAGAAAGTGATGTGCGTAAGTTGACACATTTGATGATTAAGGGAGTTAAAGATAATCAAGTTTATAAGCAAGTTAATAGCTTATTAGCATTGGCGGCTCCACTTTCAGAGTCAGAAAAGCTGTTGTTAATTAGCTTTGGCTATGAAATGTCAGCAGCAGATGGTGAAATTGACCCCCACGAGAAAAAATATTTGGAGATACTTGCCAAGTACTTAGGCATTCAATCACAACATTTAGCAATTTTAGAAGCTGGTTTTACTCATCAAGAAAATGTGGAGCCTATTGCTTTAGACGAAGTACATTTTTTACTCAACCCTGCTCGTTTTCAAGAACTGGAAACTATATTTGTTAAGGCTGCAAATGATATGTTAGCCAATCTACCTGCTAAACCAAAGCACAAAATAACTAAACAGCATAGCAATATATCCTATGGAGAATTGGCAAAATTCCAGGAAAATCGTAAGCAATTAGAAACTTATTGCGCTCAAATTTATCAAATAGTTAAAGATTGTAATGAGCGTAACTTCTTACCTCACACTTTAATAGAAGAGGTAGAAAAAGTATCTAAAAAAATAAAATTACAACGGTTTCGTTTGGCAGTTGTAGGCGAATTTAGTAAAGGGAAATCAACTTTACTGAATGCCTTGCTAGGTGAAGAAATCCAACCTGTGAGAGAAATTCCTTGTAGTGGCGCTGTGACAGTTTTGAAATATGGAACGCAAAAACGAATAATTTGTAGATATCAAAATGCAACAGAGGAAGAGATTACTTTTGAAGAATATCAAATAAAGGCAACGATTTCAGAGAATGCAGCTATAGATTGCCTAAGTGATGAATTGGCTGATTCTCAAATTGATGAAATTGTTTTTGAACATCCTGATTTAGAGTTATGTAGTAGTGGGGTAGAAATTGTAGATTCCCCAGGATTAAATGAACACCCTGACCGCACTAAGATAACTCAAAAACTTCTTAAAGATACTGATGCAGTTATCTTTCTAACTAATGCCTCATGTTCTTTAACTCAAGTAGAACGCGACTTACTCCACGATCTTAAAAATCAACTAAATCTAAATTATGGTAGAGCAAATGAGCCTGTGAATAATCTTTTTGTAGTAGGAAATTTTATAGATTTAGTGCGTAGTGATAAGGGACGTGAGCAGGTTAGACAGAGAATCGAAAGATTTGTAAATGGTCAAAATCCTATACTGGTAGGTGAAAACAGAGTTCATTTAATTTCTGCTCAAGCTACGCTAGAGGCAATCTTGCAGGGAGATGAAAATGAGTATTTAAAATCCTTCCAAAATTTTACTCAGTCTATTGATAAATTTCTGACTTTTGACAGTGGAAACCTGAAAATTAAGCACTTTATTACTCAAATAAATGCAATGGCACAAAAAAGTTTAGATGGATTATATCAATTTGAGGATATTTTAAAGGGTAAAATTAAAATTTCTGAAGCAGAAAAGCAGAAAATACTGGAAAACATAGGAGAAGCTAGTGGGCGAGATGTCAAAATTAAAAACATAGCAGAAATTCAACAAAAAGAAGTAATAAAACAAGCTACTGATTCATGGACTAAGTGGCGTGAAGAACTAAAAGAAAATATTACTCAACAAAGCAAACACTGGGATTCGCTACATAGTCCTGTTTTTAGTCAAGATAAACTCATTAAAGACTACATAACTAAATTTAGCTGGACTATTTCACGAGAGCTAGATATATGGGGAAATAAACAACTTAGAGATGTAATTTTGCTCAATAGCATTGAATATTTAGATACAGAAATAGCTTGTGAGTTAAATGCAATTCAAAGTGAATTTCAAAGTATAGATATGCATATACAAACAAATTTAAGTGAACAACTTAAGCTTTCAATAAATGGTATAAATGATGACTTTACGGGTTTTGGAGGAATTGGTGGTGGTCTTGGAATTGGTGCTTTAGCTGCTGGATTAATGGTATTTACAGGACTTGGGTTTATTGCCGTAATTGTTGCAAGTGTAGCTGCTGCAATTGCAGGTTCGTTTGGTTTTGGAATGCTAGATTTTGATGGACTAAAAGACAAAATAAAGGGGAAAGTAATTGAAATAGGATTTCAAAAATTTAATGAGTCAATGGATAAAAATAAATTACCTGTGAAGTTAGATGAAATTGTTGGCACAGTCTTTAAAGACCGAGTTGAATCAGCTAGTCGAGTAATTGCAGAAGCGATCGCACTTTATGAAAATCTCCTAGAACAGCAGGAAAAAGCTCATAATGAAACTCTGGAGCAACGTGAGGCTGAAAAGATGTGGATTTACCAAAAGCGTGAAGAACTTGAGCAGGTACAAAATGGGCTGGAAATCATTCTCAGTAAATGCACCATTGTTTAA
- a CDS encoding ATP-dependent Zn protease: MSQTTLNLVAISIFLMTLSVLLGPFLNLSPAVPALATFTILGIATLDSFSLQGKGGTIFLDWIAGFSKEHRDRIVHHEAGHFLVADLLGIPVTGYTLSAWEAWKQGQPGQGGVSFDDRELASQLEVGKITAQMLDRYCTVWMAGIAAETLVFNDAEGGADDKSKLIGVLTILGFSESVYQQKLRFHALQAKTLLQENWSSYEALVNAMRQRASVEDCHAELGMGNDK; this comes from the coding sequence ATGAGCCAGACTACCTTAAATTTAGTTGCAATATCTATCTTTCTCATGACCCTATCGGTACTGCTGGGGCCATTTTTGAATTTATCGCCAGCAGTGCCGGCACTTGCAACCTTCACCATATTAGGCATAGCTACGTTGGATAGTTTTAGCTTGCAAGGCAAGGGTGGTACTATCTTTTTGGATTGGATTGCTGGATTTTCAAAAGAACACCGCGATCGCATCGTCCACCACGAAGCAGGGCATTTTTTAGTTGCTGACCTGCTGGGGATTCCCGTTACCGGCTACACACTCAGTGCTTGGGAAGCCTGGAAACAGGGGCAACCTGGGCAAGGTGGCGTTAGCTTTGACGATCGCGAATTAGCATCTCAATTAGAAGTGGGTAAAATCACCGCCCAAATGCTAGACCGCTACTGCACTGTTTGGATGGCGGGTATTGCTGCTGAAACCCTAGTTTTTAATGATGCTGAGGGTGGCGCTGATGATAAAAGCAAGCTGATAGGAGTATTGACAATTTTGGGCTTTTCTGAATCAGTTTATCAACAGAAACTGCGGTTTCATGCCCTCCAAGCAAAAACCCTACTGCAAGAAAATTGGTCTAGTTATGAAGCTTTAGTTAATGCCATGCGACAACGCGCTTCGGTAGAAGATTGTCATGCTGAGTTAGGAATGGGGAATGACAAATGA